One genomic window of Campylobacter curvus includes the following:
- the rpsI gene encoding 30S ribosomal protein S9, whose product MAKVYATGKRKTAVAKVWVKSGSGKIVVNGMDLNTWLGGHEAIKLKVVQPLLVTKQESLVDVTATTLGGGYSAQAEALRHGISRALAAMDADFRAALKPKGLLTRDARVVERKKFGKRKARRSPQFSKR is encoded by the coding sequence ATGGCAAAAGTTTATGCAACAGGTAAAAGAAAAACTGCCGTAGCGAAGGTTTGGGTAAAATCAGGAAGCGGGAAAATCGTAGTAAACGGAATGGATCTTAACACTTGGCTCGGCGGGCACGAAGCGATAAAGCTAAAAGTCGTTCAGCCGCTATTAGTTACGAAGCAAGAGAGCTTGGTAGATGTCACTGCTACGACATTGGGTGGCGGGTACTCGGCACAAGCGGAAGCTTTAAGGCATGGGATATCACGCGCTTTAGCAGCCATGGATGCTGATTTTAGAGCGGCTTTGAAACCAAAAGGCTTGCTAACTCGCGATGCACGCGTCGTCGAACGTAAGAAATTCGGTAAGAGAAAAGCAAGACGTAGCCCGCAATTCTCTAAACGCTAA
- a CDS encoding OmpA family protein, with protein sequence MKKIALAMVAATALFASNAAYNYEVTPTVGGVHPEGNLGINDHVTVGIRAARNLENIFFDQLELGVDYTHKAKETVNGVSREGRALRYHVNLVKDIFNFTDAFGVYGLLGVGYEDLPKQFVDNEDGGFGQYGLGLRYQVTDRFALKAEARDAIKFEHADHNLFYSLGFGIGLDSKAAPAVAAAPAATVTEVVILDDDNDGVPNDIDKCPNTPAGVVVDETGCEKVIVLRDLDVNFAFDSYKVGPSYAAEIKKVADFMGEHPEYRVVLAGHTDSVGKEAYNQKLSEKRAKAVAEVLEGYGVEKKKISTIGYGELRPIATNSTKEGRAQNRRVEATFNK encoded by the coding sequence ATGAAAAAGATTGCTTTAGCTATGGTAGCTGCAACTGCACTTTTTGCATCTAATGCAGCATACAACTACGAAGTTACTCCAACTGTTGGCGGAGTCCACCCAGAAGGTAACCTTGGTATCAACGATCATGTGACTGTCGGTATCAGAGCTGCTAGAAACCTTGAGAATATATTCTTCGATCAATTAGAGCTTGGCGTTGATTATACTCATAAGGCAAAAGAAACAGTAAATGGCGTATCAAGAGAGGGACGTGCACTTAGATATCACGTAAACCTTGTAAAAGATATATTCAACTTTACTGATGCCTTTGGCGTTTATGGCCTTCTTGGCGTTGGATACGAGGATCTTCCAAAACAATTCGTAGATAACGAAGATGGTGGCTTTGGTCAATACGGTCTTGGACTAAGATATCAAGTCACTGATAGATTTGCTCTTAAAGCCGAGGCTAGAGACGCTATCAAATTTGAGCATGCAGACCACAACCTATTCTATTCACTAGGATTTGGCATCGGTCTAGATTCAAAAGCTGCTCCTGCAGTAGCTGCAGCTCCTGCTGCGACTGTTACAGAAGTCGTTATTCTTGACGATGACAATGACGGTGTGCCAAATGATATCGACAAATGCCCTAATACCCCGGCTGGTGTCGTAGTAGACGAGACAGGTTGCGAGAAAGTTATCGTTCTTAGAGACTTAGACGTAAATTTTGCGTTTGACAGCTATAAGGTTGGACCGAGTTATGCTGCCGAGATCAAAAAAGTTGCCGACTTTATGGGAGAACACCCAGAATATAGAGTTGTTCTTGCAGGACATACAGATAGCGTAGGCAAAGAGGCTTACAACCAAAAACTATCTGAGAAAAGAGCTAAGGCTGTTGCTGAAGTCCTTGAAGGATACGGCGTAGAGAAGAAAAAGATATCTACTATCGGATATGGCGAGCTTAGACCTATCGCTACAAACAGCACAAAAGAGGGTCGCGCTCAAAATAGACGTGTCGAAGCTACTTTCAATAAGTAA
- a CDS encoding RecB-like helicase, translating into MKRYLALKASAGSGKTFALSVRFIALILSGANIAEIVALTFTKKAANEMKERVVGTFLNLEKKPSELAAICEILGLGEDEILALRDERMADFLQSDLKIGTFDSFFTGILRQFSLNLGLSADFSVSSDLASLQRQKFVEKISRNPSLLRSLAEFIVAAEKSQNSFFETLERFYENFDSVKADKDAKFPNDEAVRTALGNLLDYAVSNGGSQTAQNAFLPGSPAQIAQRGFLEHESLEYRTFSKIYTPKLDELFGELKEALRSYFRQFEEYKLNELNHFLTLYKEAKLELDKEQNSLSFSDINKLAYELLTKNIDKQMLYFRLDGRINHLLIDEFQDTNVTQYEIILPLVAEIVSGYGQNGLGSFFYVGDTKQSIYRFRGGKKELFDKLKAQFTQIASDGLDTNYRSLKGLVKFTNAVFKDKILNFTEQKASKKDDERLNFAVSQECEYFESEADDHGFLKVVSSEDIVSGAVGEVKNFIRNGVEPSDITLLCWKNEDINKLANALSEQGINSVSEGSLGLLASPYARALVEYAKFCLFGDKIYKFNTQAIVKANAPRLEVRAENTAFESLHYLAMRLGVDTSNSDVLRLFELTSEYENLADFIFKLDSFEGLAMPKSSRGVKIMTVHKSKGLEFPHVIVCDKMGADRADTSSFLAEYDVKNGWQIMHKVKGKENFDEDFRTLKNRAKELEKEEDMNKIYVAFTRATRSLVVVKNADPGGRNPSFFSAYEKKTGERVEYLDLKDFTFGKILADTSTQAPKENSEILPQIAQISRQETQSTDKEEGTNLRAIYIGLAFHYLLEMAAKFDEVSLIAARDSMQNKFHKFLCADDLDDVFKRGLKLINDAKFREFTDAKRIYKEQPIKFDGALKQIDLLCVGEGEICVIDYKSSDKNIDENVFQVSEYKKAIAEFYPNSSVRAVIFYALRDKISYIEV; encoded by the coding sequence ATGAAGCGGTATCTAGCCCTAAAAGCCAGCGCAGGAAGTGGCAAAACCTTCGCACTTAGCGTGCGTTTCATCGCGCTTATCTTAAGTGGTGCGAACATCGCCGAGATCGTGGCTCTGACCTTTACGAAAAAAGCCGCCAACGAGATGAAAGAGCGGGTGGTCGGGACTTTTTTAAACCTTGAAAAAAAGCCGAGCGAACTGGCTGCGATATGCGAAATTTTGGGGCTTGGCGAGGATGAAATTTTAGCCCTTAGAGACGAGAGGATGGCTGATTTTTTACAAAGCGATCTTAAAATCGGCACTTTTGATTCGTTTTTTACCGGGATTTTACGCCAATTTAGCCTAAATTTAGGCCTTAGCGCGGACTTTAGCGTAAGCAGTGATCTTGCGAGCCTGCAGCGTCAAAAATTTGTAGAAAAAATAAGCCGCAATCCATCGCTTTTGCGCTCCTTAGCTGAATTCATCGTGGCGGCGGAAAAGAGTCAAAACAGCTTTTTTGAAACGCTCGAGAGGTTTTATGAAAATTTTGACAGCGTGAAAGCCGATAAAGACGCGAAATTTCCAAACGATGAGGCGGTGCGGACGGCACTAGGGAATTTGCTCGATTACGCCGTTTCAAACGGCGGCTCTCAAACGGCTCAGAACGCCTTTTTGCCGGGCTCGCCGGCTCAGATCGCTCAGCGCGGGTTTTTAGAGCATGAAAGCCTAGAATATAGGACATTTTCTAAAATTTACACGCCAAAGCTAGATGAGCTCTTTGGCGAGCTAAAAGAGGCTTTAAGGAGCTATTTTAGGCAGTTTGAGGAGTATAAGCTAAACGAGCTGAATCACTTTTTGACTCTTTATAAAGAGGCCAAGCTCGAGCTTGACAAAGAGCAAAACAGCCTTAGCTTTAGCGATATAAACAAGCTTGCTTACGAGCTTTTGACTAAAAATATCGACAAGCAGATGCTTTATTTCAGGCTTGACGGGCGCATAAATCACCTTTTGATCGACGAATTTCAAGATACGAACGTTACGCAATACGAGATCATCTTGCCTCTCGTGGCCGAAATCGTCTCCGGATACGGCCAAAACGGGCTTGGAAGCTTTTTTTACGTGGGCGATACGAAGCAAAGTATTTATAGGTTTCGCGGCGGCAAAAAGGAGCTTTTTGATAAGCTAAAAGCCCAATTCACGCAGATCGCGAGCGACGGACTCGATACGAACTACCGCAGCCTAAAGGGACTTGTCAAATTCACGAACGCTGTTTTTAAAGATAAAATTTTAAATTTCACCGAGCAAAAGGCGTCTAAAAAAGATGACGAGAGGCTAAATTTCGCCGTTAGCCAAGAGTGCGAGTATTTTGAGAGCGAGGCTGATGATCACGGCTTTTTGAAGGTCGTTAGTAGCGAAGATATCGTAAGTGGCGCGGTCGGTGAGGTAAAAAATTTCATCCGAAACGGTGTAGAGCCAAGCGATATAACCCTGCTTTGCTGGAAAAACGAGGATATAAACAAGCTCGCAAACGCCCTTAGCGAGCAGGGCATAAATAGCGTGAGCGAGGGCAGTCTGGGTCTGCTCGCTAGTCCTTACGCCAGAGCGCTGGTAGAATACGCGAAATTTTGCCTTTTTGGCGATAAAATTTATAAATTCAATACCCAAGCTATAGTCAAAGCAAATGCACCTAGGCTCGAGGTAAGGGCTGAAAACACGGCCTTTGAGAGCTTGCATTATCTAGCTATGAGGCTTGGCGTGGATACCTCAAACAGCGATGTTTTGAGGCTTTTTGAGCTAACGAGCGAGTATGAAAATTTAGCCGATTTCATCTTTAAGCTTGATAGCTTTGAGGGGCTTGCTATGCCAAAAAGTAGCCGGGGTGTGAAGATAATGACCGTGCACAAGTCAAAGGGACTGGAATTTCCCCACGTGATAGTTTGCGATAAAATGGGTGCGGACAGGGCCGATACTTCAAGCTTTTTGGCTGAATACGACGTGAAAAACGGCTGGCAGATCATGCATAAGGTCAAGGGCAAGGAAAATTTCGACGAGGATTTTAGGACACTTAAAAATAGGGCCAAAGAGCTTGAAAAAGAGGAGGATATGAATAAAATTTATGTCGCCTTTACAAGGGCTACTCGCTCGCTAGTCGTCGTGAAAAATGCCGATCCCGGCGGCAGGAACCCGAGCTTTTTTAGCGCTTACGAGAAGAAAACGGGCGAGAGGGTCGAGTATCTTGATCTAAAGGATTTCACCTTTGGTAAAATTTTAGCCGATACGTCAACGCAAGCGCCAAAAGAAAATAGCGAAATTTTGCCTCAAATCGCACAGATCTCAAGACAGGAGACTCAAAGCACAGACAAGGAGGAAGGCACGAATTTAAGGGCGATCTATATCGGTCTGGCCTTTCACTACCTGCTTGAGATGGCGGCGAAATTTGACGAAGTCAGTCTGATCGCAGCTAGAGATTCCATGCAGAATAAATTTCATAAATTTTTATGTGCCGATGATTTGGATGATGTTTTTAAAAGAGGACTGAAGCTCATAAATGACGCTAAATTCAGAGAATTTACGGATGCAAAAAGGATATACAAAGAACAGCCAATTAAATTTGATGGAGCTCTAAAACAAATCGACCTGCTTTGTGTAGGAGAAGGTGAAATTTGCGTGATAGACTACAAAAGCTCGGATAAGAATATCGATGAAAATGTGTTTCAAGTAAGTGAATATAAAAAAGCAATCGCTGAATTTTATCCGAATTCGAGCGTCCGTGCGGTGATTTTTTATGCGCTTAGGGATAAAATTTCATATATTGAAGTTTAA
- a CDS encoding HAD family hydrolase, with the protein MKKTILFDLDGTLIDSTPAILDGFDTAFKTHGQPLPDHEKIKSLVGYPLDVMFEELGAPKDLVTDYIRAYKKRYEQIYLDQTTLLGSAKDALKLANSFADVGIVTTKTSKFSAILLKHLGVMQYIDIVIGRDDVKRPKPDPEPVNLALARLGKDSAEHRQNAFMIGDTLMDMLAAKAAGVTGLGLLCGYGTLADLQKYTDLIFENSLEATEYAANL; encoded by the coding sequence TTGAAAAAAACGATACTTTTTGACTTGGACGGTACACTCATCGACTCGACTCCTGCTATATTAGATGGCTTTGATACTGCCTTTAAAACCCACGGACAACCTCTGCCGGATCATGAAAAGATAAAATCTCTAGTTGGCTATCCTCTTGATGTGATGTTTGAAGAGCTTGGAGCACCTAAAGATCTTGTCACTGACTATATCAGGGCCTATAAAAAGCGTTACGAGCAAATTTATCTTGATCAAACGACTCTTTTGGGATCCGCAAAAGATGCGTTAAAGCTTGCAAATTCGTTTGCTGATGTAGGCATAGTAACCACAAAAACATCAAAATTTTCAGCTATTTTATTAAAACATTTAGGCGTTATGCAGTATATCGATATAGTAATCGGTAGAGACGATGTCAAGCGTCCAAAACCAGATCCCGAGCCCGTAAATTTAGCCCTCGCACGACTTGGTAAGGACAGCGCGGAGCACCGCCAAAACGCCTTTATGATAGGTGACACGCTGATGGATATGCTCGCGGCAAAGGCGGCTGGTGTCACGGGGCTTGGGCTGCTTTGCGGCTACGGGACGCTCGCAGACTTACAAAAATACACGGATTTGATATTTGAAAATTCTCTCGAGGCGACCGAATACGCTGCTAATTTGTAA
- the rplM gene encoding 50S ribosomal protein L13 produces MTKITKPNEVKREWIVLDASGKRFGRLLTEVATILRGKNKPCFTPNVDCGDYVIIINASKVEFTGNNKAEDKLYHRHSGYFGSVKSEKFGDLIANKPEKLFKLAVRGMLPKTKLGREMIKKLKVYAGSEHPHTAQIAKKEGK; encoded by the coding sequence ATGACAAAAATAACAAAGCCAAACGAAGTTAAGCGAGAGTGGATCGTGCTTGATGCGTCTGGTAAGCGTTTTGGTAGATTGCTGACCGAAGTTGCGACTATACTTCGCGGCAAAAACAAACCATGCTTTACTCCAAACGTTGATTGCGGCGACTACGTCATCATCATAAACGCTTCAAAGGTAGAATTTACAGGCAATAACAAAGCTGAAGACAAGCTTTATCACAGACATTCAGGATATTTTGGTAGCGTAAAGAGTGAGAAGTTTGGCGATTTGATCGCAAACAAGCCTGAGAAGCTCTTCAAGCTTGCCGTTCGCGGAATGCTTCCAAAAACAAAGCTAGGCAGAGAGATGATAAAAAAACTAAAAGTTTATGCTGGCAGTGAGCATCCTCACACAGCACAAATCGCTAAAAAAGAAGGAAAATAA
- a CDS encoding sugar transporter, producing MINVHRIAYFRVIALAFAAFIFNTTEFVPVALLSDIASDFSMRVSDTGLIITIYAWMVTILSLPFMLMTAKLERKRLLLNVFLLFVACHVLAAVAWDFWVLVLARIGIAASHAIFWSITASLAVRVAPINKGSQAIGLLALGTSLAMVLGLPLGRIVGDTFGWRVTFGLLAAFAAAETVLLYKILPLLPSRRAGSLKSMPLLAKKPLLMTLYALTVLIVSAHFTAYSYIEPFIKQLGANGGGFITIFLLIFGFSGIVASLLFGKFYKLIPNGFLIISILFITASLLALNLLVKNETQMLLLAFVWGLGISGIGLSMQIKVLNLAPEATDVAMSIYSAIYNIGIGGGALIGHQVMTHLGLARVGDAGAIFGACGLVLFCAALWKFKSTGKG from the coding sequence ATGATAAACGTTCATCGTATTGCCTATTTTAGGGTCATTGCGCTTGCATTTGCCGCATTTATCTTTAACACCACCGAATTTGTCCCCGTCGCCCTTCTTAGCGACATCGCGAGCGATTTTAGCATGAGGGTTTCAGACACCGGGCTCATCATCACGATCTACGCGTGGATGGTCACGATCTTGTCGCTGCCTTTCATGCTGATGACCGCGAAATTAGAGCGCAAAAGGCTACTTTTGAACGTATTTTTGCTCTTCGTCGCCTGCCACGTTTTAGCTGCCGTGGCGTGGGATTTTTGGGTGCTGGTGCTCGCTCGTATCGGTATCGCCGCCTCGCACGCGATATTTTGGTCGATCACCGCATCGCTCGCCGTCAGGGTCGCGCCGATAAACAAAGGCTCGCAGGCGATCGGACTGCTCGCACTTGGCACGTCGCTTGCGATGGTGCTGGGGCTGCCGCTTGGGCGCATCGTGGGCGACACCTTTGGCTGGCGCGTCACCTTTGGCTTGCTTGCGGCATTTGCGGCGGCGGAGACGGTGCTGCTTTATAAAATTTTGCCCCTTTTGCCAAGCAGGCGCGCGGGCTCGCTCAAAAGCATGCCGCTGCTAGCCAAAAAGCCGCTTTTGATGACGCTTTACGCCCTTACCGTGCTCATCGTGAGCGCGCATTTTACGGCGTATAGCTACATCGAGCCCTTTATCAAGCAGCTTGGCGCAAACGGAGGTGGCTTCATCACGATATTTTTGCTGATTTTTGGCTTTTCGGGTATCGTGGCGAGCCTGCTTTTTGGCAAATTTTACAAACTCATACCAAACGGCTTTTTGATAATCTCGATCCTCTTTATCACGGCTTCGCTGCTGGCGCTAAATTTGCTCGTCAAAAACGAGACGCAAATGCTACTGCTAGCCTTTGTCTGGGGGCTTGGGATCTCCGGTATCGGGCTAAGTATGCAGATAAAGGTGCTAAATTTAGCCCCCGAGGCGACGGACGTGGCGATGTCGATATATTCGGCGATTTATAACATCGGCATCGGCGGTGGCGCGCTCATAGGACATCAGGTGATGACGCACCTTGGGCTAGCGCGTGTGGGTGACGCGGGAGCGATATTTGGAGCGTGCGGACTGGTTTTATTTTGCGCCGCGCTGTGGAAATTTAAATCCACCGGCAAAGGGTAA
- a CDS encoding PD-(D/E)XK nuclease family protein: MKENTLFVFTNSRKIRSFNAAFENGLIAKSITIAEFEKKAVFVADRFEADAAYLLVLMQRACTAVKEANSVLKIPNEFFAFLKNNDYLFSFFKELAISKKSVADIKFSDIYADFEEHLSILQAVLSEYKRLLEAENLYDDILLPEIYSLNESYVRGFDEIVIDIDGFLSEFEWELLLKISKLVTLKIRFQTSKFNQKLIEKISQISGLAPQNFSLYQKFELNFNDMSLTQTGSVNRQNVVQVREFGLRSLQCAYVMAKVSEFIKDGLKPENIVVILPDESFSEILRLHDSGRMFNYAMGENLKRTKFFQILSRIAHTINEEISPDFDYENAQSYDEEGFILGLLGVKKELFERFKAIYELPCEFEMFEGLVNEILALQDDKRVGKKVQNELFILGNLARYFKFSLRQICEIFLMGLSRLSLDDVGGGKVSVMGVLESRGMRFDGAIIVDFNDELIPKRSINEMFLNSRVREKAGLISYAQRENLQRFYYESLINGAKKVAISYVSNDESIASRFLKEFSFVKDARFSDEAYASLLGKPGVALNLEPEEIILEHDFFAQELSFSTLNLYLSCPRKYYYAKILAIPEPKTIGTAPASRLGEAVHKALCEYYQGEFFRRAQRFDVTEFKKCLGKFALSSLEFEILTVKFDIYAQYENERLKEGVRVLECEKNVSGVEFEGIKIRGVIDRVDELSGQKMIIDYKSGKFEDKSLQLPFYQALLGERCEAFYYDLGGEMTLVPSRSSLEELRAAIEGLKNINKTRINFAPSPGQQCRYCVYKILCKGEL, translated from the coding sequence ATGAAAGAAAATACGCTTTTTGTCTTTACCAACTCGCGCAAGATACGCAGTTTCAACGCTGCATTTGAAAACGGGCTCATCGCTAAGAGCATAACTATCGCGGAATTCGAGAAAAAAGCCGTTTTCGTAGCGGACAGGTTTGAGGCGGATGCGGCTTATTTACTTGTGCTGATGCAACGCGCTTGCACTGCCGTCAAAGAGGCGAATTCGGTGCTAAAGATCCCGAACGAATTTTTCGCTTTTTTGAAAAACAACGACTATCTTTTTTCGTTTTTCAAAGAGCTAGCCATCAGCAAAAAGAGCGTCGCAGATATAAAATTTAGCGATATTTACGCTGATTTTGAGGAGCACCTATCTATCCTGCAGGCCGTGCTAAGCGAGTATAAGAGGCTGCTTGAGGCTGAAAATTTATATGATGACATCCTTTTGCCTGAAATTTACAGCCTAAATGAAAGCTATGTGAGAGGATTTGACGAGATCGTCATCGATATAGACGGCTTTTTGAGCGAATTCGAGTGGGAGCTTCTTTTAAAGATTTCAAAGCTTGTTACGCTTAAGATCAGGTTTCAAACGAGTAAATTCAATCAAAAGCTGATAGAAAAGATCTCGCAGATCTCGGGGTTAGCGCCACAAAATTTTAGCTTGTATCAAAAATTCGAGCTAAATTTCAACGACATGTCGCTAACGCAAACCGGCTCGGTAAATCGCCAAAATGTAGTGCAAGTGCGTGAATTTGGGCTTAGAAGCTTGCAGTGCGCTTACGTGATGGCAAAGGTGAGTGAGTTTATCAAAGATGGTTTGAAGCCCGAAAATATCGTGGTTATCTTGCCTGATGAAAGCTTTAGCGAGATACTTAGGCTGCACGATAGCGGTCGGATGTTCAACTACGCGATGGGCGAAAATTTAAAGCGAACGAAATTTTTTCAAATTTTAAGCCGCATCGCGCACACTATAAATGAGGAAATTTCGCCTGATTTTGACTATGAAAATGCGCAAAGCTACGATGAAGAGGGCTTTATCCTCGGCTTGTTGGGAGTGAAAAAGGAGCTTTTTGAGAGATTTAAAGCCATTTACGAGCTGCCTTGCGAATTTGAGATGTTTGAAGGGCTCGTAAATGAAATTTTAGCCTTACAAGATGACAAAAGAGTCGGCAAAAAGGTGCAAAACGAGCTTTTCATACTCGGCAATCTAGCAAGATATTTTAAATTTAGTCTTAGGCAAATTTGCGAGATATTTTTGATGGGGCTATCTCGCCTTAGCCTTGATGATGTGGGCGGCGGAAAGGTCAGTGTGATGGGCGTTTTGGAGAGTCGTGGCATGCGATTTGACGGCGCCATTATCGTTGATTTTAACGACGAGCTGATACCAAAACGTAGCATAAACGAGATGTTTTTAAACTCGCGCGTGAGAGAAAAAGCTGGGCTCATCAGCTACGCACAACGCGAAAATTTGCAGAGATTTTACTACGAGAGCCTCATAAACGGCGCAAAAAAGGTCGCAATAAGCTACGTTTCAAACGATGAGAGCATCGCCTCGAGATTTTTAAAGGAATTTAGCTTCGTTAAAGATGCGAGGTTTAGCGACGAGGCGTATGCGAGCTTGCTTGGCAAACCTGGCGTAGCGCTAAATTTAGAGCCTGAAGAGATTATTTTGGAGCATGATTTTTTCGCGCAGGAGCTATCGTTTTCGACTCTGAATTTATACCTTAGCTGCCCCAGAAAATACTACTACGCTAAAATCCTAGCTATCCCCGAGCCCAAAACTATCGGCACTGCGCCAGCTTCTAGGCTAGGCGAGGCCGTTCATAAGGCGCTTTGCGAGTATTATCAAGGTGAGTTTTTTAGGCGGGCGCAGCGCTTTGACGTGACTGAGTTTAAAAAATGTCTTGGCAAATTCGCCCTCTCATCGCTTGAGTTTGAAATCTTGACTGTAAAATTCGACATTTACGCACAGTATGAAAACGAACGCCTAAAAGAGGGCGTCAGGGTGCTAGAATGCGAGAAAAACGTAAGCGGCGTGGAGTTTGAGGGCATCAAGATAAGGGGCGTGATAGACCGCGTGGACGAGCTTTCGGGACAAAAGATGATAATCGATTATAAAAGCGGCAAATTTGAGGATAAATCGCTTCAGTTGCCGTTTTATCAAGCGCTTTTGGGCGAGCGCTGTGAGGCGTTTTACTACGATCTAGGCGGTGAGATGACGCTAGTGCCCTCAAGATCGTCGCTTGAGGAGCTAAGAGCCGCGATAGAAGGGCTAAAAAACATAAACAAAACGAGGATAAATTTCGCCCCGAGCCCCGGTCAGCAGTGCAGATACTGCGTGTATAAGATCCTTTGTAAAGGCGAGCTATGA